The following coding sequences are from one Epinephelus fuscoguttatus linkage group LG7, E.fuscoguttatus.final_Chr_v1 window:
- the wdr13 gene encoding WD repeat-containing protein 13, protein MAAVWQQVLAVDARYNAYRTPTFPQFRTQYIRRRSQLLRENAKCGFEPGLRRQYLRLRSQLLALRYGPLSEQSSFRASSVRSSRTTLDRMEDFEEDPRAQGARGHRRSVSRGSYQLQAQMNRAVYDERPPGSLVPTSVAEASRAMAGDTTLSENYAFAGMHHIFDQHVDSAVPRLQFANDDKHLLACCSLDGTLSIMTLSPSPPSVKVTLKGHGGPVTDFAWSLSNDIIVSTSLDGTLRIWNTEDGRCIREVRDPESSELLCCTFQPMNNNLTVVGNSKHHLQVVNISTGKKVKGGSSKLTGRVLSLSFDAPGRILWAGDDRGSIFSFLFDMATGKLTKAKRLVVSEGSSICSISARSWISREARDPSLLVNACVNKLLLYRVVDNDGTLQLKRSFPIQHGSQHVHSIFCPLMSFRQGACVVTGSEDACVYFFDVERNTKAIVNKLQGHGGPVLDVSFNCDESLLASADSTGMVIIWRREQK, encoded by the exons ATGGCAGCAGTTTGGCAGCAGGTTTTGGCAGTGGACGCAAG GTACAATGCTTACCGCACGCCTACGTTCCCACAGTTCCGAACTCAGTACATCCGCCGACGCAGCCAGCTGCTCAGAGAGAACGCCAAGTGTGGCTTTGAGCCGGGGCTGCGCAGGCAGTACCTGAGGCTGCGCAGTCAGCTGCTGGCCCTGCGCTACGGGCCCCTGTCCGAGCAGAGCAGCTTCAGGGCCAGCAGTGTGCGCAGCTCCCGCACCACACTGGACCGCATGGAG GACTTCGAGGAGGACCCCCGCGCCCAAGGGGCTCGTGGTCACCGCCGGTCCGTCAGCAGAGGCTCCTACCAGCTACAGGCCCAGATGAACAGAGCCGTCTATGATGAGAG GCCTCCGGGCAGTTTGGTGCCCACCTCAGTGGCAGAGGCCAGTCGTGCCATGGCCGGAGACACAACTCTGAGTGAAAATTATGCTTTTGCTGGCATGCACCACATATTTGACCAACATGTAGACTCTGCTG TTCCACGGTTGCAGTTTGCCAATGATGACAAGCACCTCCTGGCTTGCTGCTCCCTGGATGGCACCCTGTCCATCATGACATTGTCCCCATCTCCCCCCAGTGTGAAGGTGACCCTTAAAGGTCACGGAGGTCCTGTCACAGACTTTGCTTGGTCTCTGAGCAATGACATCATTGTGTCGACATCACTAGATGGGACTCTGCGTATCTGGAACACGGAGGATGGTCGGTGCATCCGAGAGGTCAGAGACCCAGAATCCAGCGAGTTGTTGTGCTGCACCTTCCAGCCCATGAACAACAACCTTACTGTG GTGGGAAACAGCAAGCACCACCTGCAGGTGGTGAACATCTCCACTGGGAAGAAGGTGAAGGGGGGCTCCAGTAAGCTGACAGGCCGCGTGCTGTCTCTCTCCTTTGATGCTCCAGGGAGGATCCTTTGGGCTGGTGATGACAGGGGGAGCatcttctccttcctctttgaCATGGCAACAG GGAAGCTGACCAAAGCCAAGCGCCTGGTGGTGAGTGAAGGCAGCTCCATCTGCAGCATATCTGCTCGGTCCTGGATTAGCCGAGAGGCCAGAGACCCCTCCCTGCTGGTCAACGCCTGTGTCAATAAGCTGCTGCTGTACAG GGTGGTGGACAATGACGGTACACTACAACTGAAGAGAAGCTTCCCTATCCAGCATGGTTCCCAGCACGTTCACAGCATCTTCTGTCCCCTCATGTCTTTCAGACAGGGGGCCTGTGTGG TGACTGGCAGCGAGGATGCCTGCGTGTACTTCTTTGACGTCGAACGCAACACCAAGGCGATAGTGAACAAACTCCAAGGTCACGGGGGACCAGTGCTGGACGTCAGCTTCAACTGTGACGAGAGTTTACTGGCATCCGCCGATTCCACTGGCATGGTCATCATCTGGAGGCGGGAGCAAAAGTGA